Part of the Hevea brasiliensis isolate MT/VB/25A 57/8 chromosome 16, ASM3005281v1, whole genome shotgun sequence genome is shown below.
TTTGACTATCAAATAAATTCAACAGCTTCTTGTAATTATCAACTATCTGAGAGACTTTATTCAATGTATGTATAAATACACTTTCCTTTCGTCAAAAATGCTGAAAAAATAAGCCATTCATTGGAGTACTGCACAAACGACAACCGTCTAAATAATGAAGAAAATTTCGCAAAATTGACCTCTCTTATAGACTGATACTAGTGATGAATATTGAGGAGCTATTCTTCTCAAAAAAATAGAAGGAAAAAGACATATATGTGGTCATGCTAATGGATAATTTCCTAAGAAATGATGAGTTATCTGTGATGATAAAAAACAGTGctctatgaaatgaaatttagaTTTTTTGATTCTATTTTTTATTGTCAGAGTGAACAGAGAATTGATTTAAAGCAGAAAAAAATTTATCATctctcaaaaaataatttattataaaattaaaaatattatgcaTCTAATCTAAGAAATTAGTGTAAATTTAACTGCAATTAagctttttatttataaaattttaaataaaagtgagtcgaaatataaaataattttaaagttctaaaaataaaaagtaattgaATTGCTAATAAACATCTATCGCACTTattttgcattaaaattttaagaCTAAAGctattttttaaggaaaaaaatattattttaaatattgttaaaaaaataattttaaaaaatattttattattttagtattttaataattaaaatttattaaatttatttttaaatttatttttaattaatattaaaaaaaaatactttttaaaaCAACAATTTTAATAGTATTGCCAAACAAATCTTTAAACTTTCAATATAAAATAGCATttgcttaaaatatttttattattaattataataaatattatgtgtGAATTTTATcatgattaaaaataaaaaatatttattatatatataatggttatattaaaaaaaataattttttatgtaatcATGAAAAAAATCGTGCAAGGTGGGTATCATTTTCTACTTGAATCTTACATTATAAATAGTGaaaaagcaaaaagaaagaaagattaTTTTTAAATAGAATTAAATAGAGTCttatgatttatatttgataaattaatattttggtTAAATTTGTTAATAAAAAGTGTATTAGTAATCGATAGCCGTGACCCCACATTGTTCAGGAGTTATTAAAATTTCCAGATAAGGATTTGACTATCAAATAAATTCCACAGCTTCTTGTAATTATCAACTATCTGAGAGACTTTATTCAACGTATGTATACATACACTTTCCTTTCGTCAAAAATGCTAAAAAAATAAGCCCTTCATTGGAGTACTGCACAAACGACAGCTGTCTAAATAATGAAGAAAATCTCACAAAATTCACACCCCTTATAGACTGATACTAGTGATGAATATTGAGGAGCTATTCTTCtcaaaaaaataaaaggaaaaaagacATATATATGATCATGCTAGCGGATAATTCCCTAAGAAATGATGAGTTATTTATGATGATAAAAAATAGTActctatgaaatgaaatttagattttttattctattttttattGTCAGAGTGAACAGAGAATTgatttaaagtaaaaaaaatttatcatctctcaaaaaataatttattataaatttaaatatattatgcatCTGATTTAAGAAATTAATGTAAATTCAActgtaattaaactttttatttatcaaaagttaaataaaagtgagtcgaaatataaaataatttttttttataaattttcctacaaacaaatattgaaaaaaaaaaagtctcatTAAGCTTAAAATCAATTTTTCATCACATAAGCCCTTATACTTTCCTAATTAAGTCTAAATAAATTTAtacttaataaaataataatttttttattaaaaataacaattttaacattaaataatttttattttattttaaaaaataatattttattattaaaaattatattttattaaatatgaatttattcgatcttatcaaaaattataattacttatttaactctaaacttaatttttaaaaacattATTAGCCTTCCTCGTTAATCATTCACTCTCCCTTTAAGATGCACAGACACCGAAAGGGCAGAGATCCAAGAACTCATTTCAATCTAAATTCCTGTGAGTTTTAAGTCTTTTCTTTTTCGCTTTTTGGATTCAATTCTGGTCCAAAAATGCCTCTAGGAACTCTTGAAGTCCTACTTGTTGGTGCTAAGGGTCTTGAAAACACTGATTTTCTCAGTAAGTTCAAATATATCTCGAAAAAATTTTTCGTTGTTTATTTGTTTGTTGATTATAAAATTGAGATGTGGGTTTTCAATAATAAGATCATTATGTCCATAATGAGTGATGTTAATAGATATTCATAAGCCTCTCTCTCTTTTATTTGATCTACCTTTTTGTGTGTTGTTCTTGATCTGTAATTTTCTTTACATCGACCATTTTCCTTGTAGCTGAATCAATCGCTTTGGTCTACCAGTGGAATGTTGTTTAGGTGTTTTTCCCcccctaataataataattctggaTTGATTTTTGACGAAGTTAAAATTCTTATGTGAGCAGATGGCATCGACCCTTATGTCGTCCTCACTTGCCGTACCCAGGAGCAGAAAAGCAGTGTTGCTTCAGGTATTTATGTCTCTAATCGCTCTGAATTCTTAGCTGCATTTCTAATTTTTACTTATCAGATTAGATTAGAAAAGATCAAGTAATATGTTAATACTTGCTTTGGTGCGGTAAGCACAAGAGATTATTGGCAAAACTATGCCTTCAATATGTATGCAATTGGCCTTGCAGTCAAGTGGAGCGTTTGTACCCAAGATGGAGATCATACCCTTCTCCTTAAAATTTCTGTTGTGCAAAAGAAAAGTTATACAATTTTGTGCAATATTGACAAATATAAAATCCTACAGGGAAAGGGAGTGAACCAGAATGGAATGAGAATTTCTTATTTACGGTATCAGATGGTGTCACAGAACTCACATTGAAAATCATGGACAGTGATGTTGGTACTGCAGATGATTTTGTTGGAGAAGCAACGTGAGTGCAAGTTCCCTATCTATATGTACCAAATTAGAATCTTCATAAATTCGGTTGAATTTTCTATGCAAcactgaaaatataaaatattgatTACGGGTTCTGTGATCCATTCAGCATTCCCCTTGAGCCATTGTTTTTGGAAGGAAACCTCCCATCTACGGCATACAATGTTGTCAAAGAACAAGAATACAAGGGAGAGATTAGAGTGGGCCTCACCTTCACCCCAGAGGTAATTACTGTGTTTCTACCTAAGCATAAGGAAAAGGGGAAGAGTGTAGGATTATTGAAGATGATTCAGTTGTCGATTACTTTACTCCAAGTTAGCAAATCATGTTAAGTCACTTCTTCTTAGTTTATGTCTTCGTGGACAAACATTGAATCGATAGATAAATATAGTTTTTCTAGTTTTTCCAGGCCGTAATGATAATAGTGTTGTTTCTTATTCCTCATTCTAGTATTGTGAAAACCGTGGTTTCCAGGTAGAGATGGACAACGTCGGAGTGGATGGATACGATTTTCGGTTATAATATTAACTAGCATCTTGGTGTGGAAATGGCAAGGACTGCTTTTGGTTTGGAGATGGCAAAGAGACTCTGTTTTTAACGTCGATGTGTTGTGAGAACTTGTTTTGATGTTGCAAATAATACCGATGTGTTTTAAGAACCTTTTGGTGTTGATTGATTTGGATTTGTGTTTGGCATTAATAAtagtaattgttttttttttttatatgtctcaacaattttaattagaaagtgttaaaaaatttaaatcatattttaattataaaaactctaaaataataaaataattttatttttcattcccATGTCATGTTTTCCCTTCAAAATAATATGGTCTACGAAATCGTTTTCAGTGCAAGCCTTGCTGCTGGCTATATTGAACAATATGGAATACTTAAGCGAGACAAAGGCATAGGAGTCCTCCATTTTCATGAAGACTTGTACAAATGTTTGAAAACACTAAACAATACAAAACTATATAAACTACAAGACTAATAGATTAAGAAAATTATGGTCAAATGCTTCCTGCAAAATCATGAATCCTCTGTTCATTACACACATTGGGAAAATAAATCGTTTGGATCCTTGATGCTTCACTTtaagaaaagcaaaaaaaaaaaaaaaaaaaaaagaacttcgTTTTCTATTCATTGCTGTGAAAATGGAAGAAAGTACGACATGAACATATTGCATTTGGGAAAACTTTCGCACG
Proteins encoded:
- the LOC131174581 gene encoding elicitor-responsive protein 3-like isoform X2, coding for MHRHRKGRDPRTHFNLNSYGIDPYVVLTCRTQEQKSSVASGKGSEPEWNENFLFTVSDGVTELTLKIMDSDVGTADDFVGEATIPLEPLFLEGNLPSTAYNVVKEQEYKGEIRVGLTFTPEVEMDNVGVDGYDFRL
- the LOC131174581 gene encoding elicitor-responsive protein 3-like isoform X1, with amino-acid sequence MPLGTLEVLLVGAKGLENTDFLNGIDPYVVLTCRTQEQKSSVASGKGSEPEWNENFLFTVSDGVTELTLKIMDSDVGTADDFVGEATIPLEPLFLEGNLPSTAYNVVKEQEYKGEIRVGLTFTPEVEMDNVGVDGYDFRL